The sequence below is a genomic window from Anomalospiza imberbis isolate Cuckoo-Finch-1a 21T00152 chromosome 17, ASM3175350v1, whole genome shotgun sequence.
TCTTCGGTCTTCAACATCGTACTAATTAGCTACGACAGATTCCTCTCGGTGACAAGAGCGGTGAGTCCTGTCATGGCAGCTGAGAGGGACATAACTCTCCTCCTGCTTTATTCTCCAGATTGTCTGCAATACTTAAAAGTTCGTTGAATCCTCCAGAAATTATCAGTCTTTCAGCCTGGAAGGCAATAATCATCCACAAATGCATAATTCAGCTGTGGTTTCAGATTAGTATTCCTGGCATAATTCAATCACTTAAGGCTCAGTCCCCATTGTGCAGGTGTTCCCAGCTGACAGGATAGTAGTGTACAAGCAAGCCAGCCAGGTAAGCAGACTTTAAACTAACTTGCAAGAGCTTTTATCCCCAGGACAAACAAGTGGATTGCAGTCACACTCGGATCTTCTCCCTGGCAGTAGGTTGCACTGCCAGCTTTGGCAGGGAATGTGGAAAGGTCTCTGAGCTTGTGGCAGATCAAAATGCTTGGCCTTTTGCAGGAGGTAATGAGCAGTTCACAGGCAGATTTGACTCACTGCTGTTTGCTCATTCCCTGACTACAAATACAGCACGGATTTAGCCCAGGAGTTTGTCAAGTCCCTCTCCTTGGGACTTATAGGGAGTagctggggacagctcaggTAAGTGGTGGGTGCAGACAGCTGCCAGGCTCCAGCCAAACCAGTACATTTCCACTTAGCAGACACCATATTTTGGAGCTGTAAAATGAGTGTTCTAAATCTTCCCTTTAAGAGTGTGATTTATCTAGCAATTGCTCCTGTTGCCTATGGCATATCAATTTGTTGGACTGCTGGGGTATTGCCTAGCAACTTTACCAGGAATGCTAATAGTCCATTTGTGAGGAGCCTCAGCCAGCTGGGGTGTGGGACTGTGTGTAAGAATAGGCTTTCCTCTTGCAGGTCGCCTACAGAGCCCAGCAAGGCAACACCAGGCAAGCAGTGCTGAAGATGGTGATGGTGTGGGTGTTGGCATTCCTGCTGTACGGACCTGCCATTATCAGCTGGGAGTACATATCAGGCCAGAGCATCATCCCCAGTGGGGAATGCTATGCTGAGTTCTTCTACAACTGGTATTTCCTCATGACAGCCTCCACGCTGGAGTTTTTCACCCCTTTCATCAGCGTGATGTTTTTCAACCTAAGCATTTACCTGAACATCCAGAAGCGCACCAAAATGCGCCTGGATGTTTTCCACGAAGTGCACAACCAGTCCTTCACTGAAGAGATGGAAAAGAGCCCAGAAACAAAGCTTTCTTTGAAATGCTGTAAGTGGGAGCAGAAGGAGTCAGCTGAAACCCTCGACCTCTCTAAGAGCAAAGCTCAAGCAGCAGCCTCCACTTCCAGCCTGGATGCCAAAGACCTGCTGGAAACAAGCTCGGAGAGCTCCAGGAAACCCAAGTGTTGCAACAAAAAGAGCTGCAAAGATTCAGCCTCCACTCTGTCCTCAGAGAAACAGGTGAAGATCGCGTCCCACAGCACAACTCAACGCTTCAGGCTCTCCAGAGACAAGAAAGTGGCCAAATCACTGGCAATCATTGTGGGCATTTTTGGGATTTGCTGGGCACCGTACACTCTCCTGATGATCATCCGCGCTGGCTGCCACGGCCAGTGCATCTCTGAGTTCTGGTACGAGACTTCTTTTTGGCTGCTGTGGATCAACTCAGCTGTCAACCCTGTCCTGTACCCTCTCTGCCACTCCAGCTTCAGAAGAGCTTTTACTAAACTCCTTTGTCCCAAGAAGCTGAAGATTCAGCCTCACTATGCCCTTCAGAACTACTGCAAATGAAGCCAGCCCAGTGTGAGGATGAGAAAAGCCTTGGTTTACTTCTGCTGTACTGGTGTGGGACTGGAGCTTGTTTCCTTGGAAGAACCCAGGAGCAGTGGTGTGAGGCAGGTGAGGAAGGCAGAAGAGAGCCCACTATTAACTTATTTTAGTTCATCAGCAACAAAATCCCACTGCAGAGAAAGATAAAGCGGTTTATTGACATTAACCACGGGCAGTGAAATCTGTGTCTGCCACTTGCAGGTGCCACAAAAGAGCTCTGCTGCCACCTAGTCAGCCTGAGCAGCACCAACATTTTGCTCCAATaaactgaaaactgaaaagaaaaagctaacaaaaataaatatctggCTTAAACTACAGCGCTAAACTAAAGCTTAGCTGTTGGCAGACTTGATCTTTCTCATAAATGGTAGAGTTTTTTCCTCACACCTTTACACAGAGATGAtgatacagaaagaaaagaaaaaacttcaGAAGGAAAACATCTCATTTATCATTTTTGttacagcagctgcagccataATCGGGATCCCTGTTTCATAGAGTGCAATAGATGTCCCTTCCACACCGCAAGAAGGGACAGATCTCTGCCCTAAACTCTGTAAGGAGTTTACAGCCAGGCTCTGAGGCACTGAGCATCTTGAAGCGTGCTGCTGGCATTGCCTGATCCCTCCCTGCTTCAAAACTGCTCTGATTTCCTCTGGGTCCTGCCACAAACTGCCCGGTGCTCCCGTGGGAGTGCTTCCCTCCTGCCCAGAGCCATGAGCAGGAACCAGCCCGGGAAGGGCCCTAGAAAAGGGTTCTGTGCCCATGTGAAAGGTGCTAGCACAGCACCAGCTTTTCCACAGACTCCATCCTGACAACCCAAAGACATTTTCAGATCTCTTCTGCGGATCTTAAAGATATTCTTCTGGCACTGTGTTAGGGAATGACAAGCTCAGAGAGAAGCAAATCTTGTCTTGTTTTTTTATgctcctttttaaaatgttcctttCAGACCTCTTAAATTTTTCACGTTTCAGGACTCTTgcattctttcttttaaaatacctcACTTCATTGGAGACCTGGGTTGAGCTGGCCCAATCAACACAAGCATCAATTCTTTTACtgtttaatttttacattttttttaggGCTGTCACTCTATTTACACAGCTAGAGCACCAGATTCAAGAGACTAGGGCTCTAGCTTTGGTCTTACATAAAATCCTGGTCATTTTACCTCTGCTTCCCACCTCATGCTTCATCACAGTTGCCCATTTGTTCTGCAATCTCTTTGGGCACAGAGGCACTGTGACCAAAAAGCAGATTAATtccactgctggcactgctcagtGATGTAGTAACACAAATGAGTAATTAGTTGCCATGGCAAATGCTCATATTTAACAGTATTGCACAGGGGAGCTCAAGATCCTAAGTCTGAAAACTACATTTACAAATAGAAACCCGAATGTTGTAAAGCAGTACCCAAAAGCTTACGATGTTGTGATCACCAATTACATTTTGCTGCTGCAAGCAAACTGCTTTTGGCTGCTGctaaaagtaaaaagaaaatgccATCTGACTGTATCTCAGTGATATTTGTCAAGTAGATCAGTATTGTCACCTGAAGTCAGGTTTTAAATGATGTCTTGTCTTGTGTATGTGATATTTCAGACTTGTGACATGTTCTGTCAGTCTGTTATATATGGGTTAAAATGCACCCCTCGAAGTGCATGTGCTGTGAGCTGACAGGATAAATGTTGAGCCTGCTCATACCTTTCCCTGTGTCTGCTCCCTTCTGAAAACTTcaataaagtatttttataagAAGCTTGCTGAATATTTTATGGTGAAAAAGGTGTTGTCAGAAATGATAAAATCCAACTGGAAGCAAAACATCTATGGGTTTACTTGAGGAGACAGATATACATGGCACAGAAAAACCACTCCTGAAACAGCTGAGTTTCTCTTACCTCTGGTGAGCAAGGTCCTGACAGCCCCTGGAGGCTGCAGTGAGTGCACATCACTCAATTCTCACCAGTTCTGGTCTTTTCCAGAccagaaaatgcaaaattccAGACCATGTTACATGCAGCTGGGATCTGGAGAGGTTACATCAGCAATAACTCTTTCTGTAACTTACAGAGCCCAGTGGTTTACTTAAAAATGACAAAGCCATAACGTGCCCAAGGCACCAGTTTCCAGCTATGGTTCTCTTCAGTTGTTCATCAGGAGAGGTGGAACTTCTAGATCATTCATTCTGATTGAAAAAGGTGCCTGGTGTGACACCTCCCTTTcccaaagggaagaaaagaatatATTTCCTTTTGCACAGTATTTTCATGGTCTCTGAGCTCCATGTTGGCAGAATTATCTACACTTGGCcgaaagtaattttatttatggCAGGGAAGATACTTATATTCCTTATATTCAAAATTGGATTTTACAGGGAAGATACTTATATTCCTTCCTAAAATAAGAATTCTTGCTTTGccagataaaaagaaaaaataactatTTATGCCTGGACATGAGGTCACACCTGAGCATGGCTTTCATACTGAAAATtttgggagctgctctggagtTTTAGAGTAGCTGATGACTAATTCAAATATGTTTAAAGGATTATTTGAGTTCTGGAGATTTCCGGTGTTCAGAATATAAATGTCTATATGCATTTGGAAGAGGCAGCGACTGGGGAGCTTTTAGGCATAATCCAATATGAATTGTGAAAATGCAGAACCACTAGGCAAGGCAGGGGTGCTTGTCATCCAGCCCAGAAAAACACCTGTGTATCATTTATTTTTAGAGgctaaaaaaaaagcctcttcCCTATTGTCTAGGCATGAGCTAAGCGGGCAGGACCTGTTCACAGCAGCCATGAAGGAAGAGTTGCTGTAATTATGAATATGATTAAAATATTTGGGGGAAGCACATAGGCTTCATTTCCACAGCACGTCtccacagagaaaagaaaccTGGCTAATTCCAGAGAGAAGCATCCAATTTATGCAGGGAGTGTTGGTAAACAGCATTCACACAGCTGCAAGTCATGCCAGGGAGCTTTTTGGATAAGTGACTTCCCACAGGAGCAGTGTGGAGGTGATGCCAGTTCCCCTCTCGATACAAATCTCCACTCCATTAACTCGAGGACATAAAGGCTGCCCTAACGAGGTCTGTGGTCTTTTCCTACAGCAGCATCTGCATATCAATAAACgatcaaaacacattttttattttagcacAGCTACTTTCTTTCTCTCTAAATGCTTCCTCCCTAATCACCAGTAATGAGAGATCTCTTTACACAGACAGAGGAACTTTGCTCCACAGCCTCTCCTCTGGCCCCTCCTCAATTACCATCCCTTATTTATTCTCTCCAACCTGCAGTtactgaaattatttccattGTTCCACAGACATCACTGAAGCTTCATTAGCTCAAGTAGGAGGCTGGAGAAGAAGAGAGAATGCAAGGAGCTTTTGTTGAAAAACACCTGTCTGTGATAATTAATGAGATTGGCTGGGAAGGAAGGGCTTTGAAAGTAGCAAGATGTGATTATATTTTGATTTGAAAGAATGCTAATGGTTTGTAAATGACCATTCATTTTCACAGCAGAACTAGGATGGAAAGACCAGGGGTTAACATCCTTGCCAGAAAGAACTTTAACAACATGATTTCTGTGAGGGAGGATTGATTTTTCACAACCCCATCTGTGGAACAGTGACACCAGCACAACTTTGCAGTACAGACCTGGTCCTAAAAGAGACCTCCTGCACTCTACAGAACTTGTTCTGCAAATAGATGAGGCACAGTAAAGAGTGTTGTTATCTTTCCTTCTGAAGTGAGAATTGCAGACAAGAATAAAAACTCTGCGAGCTGCCCTGGATGAGTGCCACAAAAGAGAAAGGCTCTGTCGATTTCTGACACCACAAAGCCAGCTTTTCATGCAAGATTGCATAGCTGTTCCTGTGGACAGTAGGGAACTCACACCACTTCTCTGTTCCCTTAACCTTTAAgtctcctcctttcccccttAAAACAATTTTCTGTCAATATAGGTGCATTTGCAGGATTAAGGAATTATGGGGGTTTAGAAAAGCAATTAGGAATTCTGCAGGGTGAAAGGTCTTACCTATAATCCAGCACTACCATTTCTTGAGATTTTAAACTATCATTGGTATTTACGTCAACATACCCACCACTGCCTGAAGGAGGTACTCTTGTGAACACctcaaaggcaaaaaaacccagctcCGTCCCTGCACCTCTTGTTGCAAGCTCAGGAATGTCAATGACTTCTTCAATCAGCACCATTTTTATTGCTGAGGATGCACGACCATTACTTATTTACAAGCCCCACACTTTTACTCCATAATTTGCAAGCTGCTTGCACAGTCTGGGTGCAAAAGGGAGCCAATACTTAATCCAAGTACCAAACATCATAGGTAGAGCTATATGTGCCCATCTTGGGGGGAAGAACAAGactatttttccatttttaaaatgctttgatctgtttttttttttttctttttttttttaatgacttagAGACACTAAGCAGGACCTTTGGTTGGGTTGCAAAGGCTTCATGACAAAACTGGAGTTTTCTATGTGCAGACTGGAGCCACAGCTTAAACATCTGttcttttaaacacaaaaatgtGTCTGTGGTGTGACACTGACTTTGGAGTTATTTTTAACCCAATATCCTAGGATTTAGCAGCACAATTAACACTGAAGGATAACTGATTGCAAAGTAGTTAATAATCTCATTCAAGATCTCTCTGAGCATTCACAAACAACAAGGTCTCTACTAGTAGGGCAGCAACAGTTCTGGCAAATTTTTTAGCTGTTAACTAACAGCTCACACACAGCTTTAGCCTTTAGAAGCTGTTTGTTGAAGAACAAACAATAATGGGGGTTGCATATAAACCCTTGAACACAAGGCTGCAAGTACACCCTGCAGTGTCCATGAATTGAAAACAGTTTGACAAAGCAGAGCAATCACCCTCCATTATGAAAATAATTCATACTTTATATTCTGAGAAGCACAAATTTAATAGACCACTATGGTTAAAACACCATTTAATATCTCTGATACAGCTTGTATTCAAAATATACAGGGATAAAATAATATGTGTAATACTTTTATGAAGCCTACGGTCAGTGCTCTGGGAATTAAGCTGTTATCGAAAAGCTTTCATGAAAAGAACAAGGTCTTTTGTTGCTGTCATTAAAATTTTTAACCAAAATGAAGGTTGTAAAAACTTTATGGAACTGTATAGGCAGAGGAATGCAGACACACAGCTAATTAAAGAGTAAGGAAAAGACTCAAGTCAAATATAACTGTCATTGGAAGAATACAGCACCAGGGCAATATAAAACCTCAGCAGAGGACCAAAATGCCCAACACATCCTTCCTGAGGCTCTCACTGGGAAGAGCTTGT
It includes:
- the HRH3 gene encoding histamine H3 receptor, yielding MESGGALNGSAAAGRFAAAGTAALGALMALLIAVTVAGNALVMLAFVADSSLRTQNNFFLLNLAISDFLVGAFCIPLYVPYVLTGRWIFGRSLCKLWLVVDYLLCTSSVFNIVLISYDRFLSVTRAVAYRAQQGNTRQAVLKMVMVWVLAFLLYGPAIISWEYISGQSIIPSGECYAEFFYNWYFLMTASTLEFFTPFISVMFFNLSIYLNIQKRTKMRLDVFHEVHNQSFTEEMEKSPETKLSLKCCKWEQKESAETLDLSKSKAQAAASTSSLDAKDLLETSSESSRKPKCCNKKSCKDSASTLSSEKQVKIASHSTTQRFRLSRDKKVAKSLAIIVGIFGICWAPYTLLMIIRAGCHGQCISEFWYETSFWLLWINSAVNPVLYPLCHSSFRRAFTKLLCPKKLKIQPHYALQNYCK